A stretch of Candidatus Sulfotelmatobacter sp. DNA encodes these proteins:
- a CDS encoding transmembrane 220 family protein — translation MILRIVNGLMTLLFAFAAYLQFNDPDPIAWTAIYAAPMVASAWAAWRPAGYPWQFPAAIALIALIWAATIAPRALGKIRLGEMFAQWEMKDAAVEENREMFGLLIVAAWMIVLVIARLFAKPA, via the coding sequence TCGTCAACGGGCTCATGACCCTGCTGTTTGCGTTCGCCGCCTACCTGCAGTTCAACGATCCCGATCCGATCGCCTGGACCGCGATCTACGCCGCGCCGATGGTGGCCTCGGCCTGGGCGGCATGGCGTCCGGCGGGCTACCCGTGGCAATTCCCGGCCGCGATCGCGCTGATCGCACTGATCTGGGCGGCGACCATCGCCCCGCGAGCGCTCGGCAAGATCAGGCTCGGCGAGATGTTCGCGCAGTGGGAGATGAAGGACGCCGCGGTGGAAGAGAATCGCGAGATGTTCGGGCTGCTGATCGTCGCGGCCTGGATGATCGTGCTGGTGATCGCGAGATTGTTCGCGAAGCCGGCGTAG